A genomic region of Spirochaetota bacterium contains the following coding sequences:
- a CDS encoding START domain-containing protein, with the protein MKRILRAILPLLLIAAFQQVDRAAAADDGWQMKKRQDGINAFLRDYPGSGLKEFRGVMYVKGVRLSSMVATFDDTASYTRWMHNCTESRLLKFMNVQERITYTVTHAPWPARDRDVIVYSLMNQNPGDLSVTIAITGKPDFIPPHKGRLRIPMMKASWTFRPMKSGDVMVVYQTVTDPGGPLPLALLNLSVVDLPFLTMLKFRNVVKEDRYAAAMYSVIEEPMIN; encoded by the coding sequence ATGAAGAGAATACTGAGAGCAATTCTTCCCCTTCTTTTAATCGCGGCGTTCCAGCAGGTTGATCGCGCGGCAGCGGCGGATGACGGCTGGCAAATGAAGAAAAGGCAGGACGGCATCAACGCCTTTCTGCGGGACTATCCCGGATCCGGCCTGAAGGAATTCAGGGGGGTCATGTATGTCAAGGGCGTGCGGCTGTCGAGCATGGTCGCGACATTTGACGATACGGCCTCCTATACCCGGTGGATGCACAACTGCACGGAATCGAGGCTTTTAAAGTTCATGAACGTGCAGGAGCGCATCACCTATACCGTCACCCACGCCCCTTGGCCCGCCAGGGACCGGGACGTGATCGTGTATTCACTCATGAACCAGAACCCCGGGGACCTGTCCGTGACCATAGCCATCACCGGCAAGCCAGATTTCATTCCGCCGCACAAGGGCCGGTTGAGGATTCCGATGATGAAGGCCTCCTGGACCTTCAGGCCGATGAAATCGGGCGATGTCATGGTCGTGTACCAGACGGTCACGGACCCGGGCGGTCCTCTTCCGCTGGCGCTCTTAAACCTCTCCGTGGTGGACCTGCCGTTCCTGACGATGCTGAAGTTCAGGAATGTCGTGAAGGAAGACCGCTACGCGGCGGCAATGTATTCGGTCATTGAAGAGCCAATGATAAACTAA
- a CDS encoding START domain-containing protein: MIKLKLLLPVMLMISGLWAADASAQADWKLKKSGAGIEVYVRDVAGSRFQEFKGIMYLKQTRLASLVAVFDDPSTYTTWMHEVVEARLLKTVNLYERYTYTVTRAPWPVTNRDLISYSIIAQDPKTLTVTLRTSGKADFIPPVPDRVRVPRMNALWTFKPLSGGDVMVTYQMHSEPGGYITPELANMAAVDLPYNTLFKLRNFLRQPKYASIAYPQIREPKGSK; this comes from the coding sequence ATGATTAAACTGAAATTGTTACTCCCGGTGATGCTGATGATATCCGGCCTCTGGGCCGCCGACGCTTCGGCCCAGGCGGACTGGAAGCTTAAAAAGAGCGGCGCGGGCATCGAGGTGTACGTGAGGGACGTGGCCGGGTCCAGGTTCCAGGAGTTCAAGGGGATCATGTACCTGAAGCAGACGCGCCTCGCCAGCCTGGTGGCCGTGTTCGACGACCCGTCGACCTACACGACCTGGATGCACGAAGTGGTCGAAGCGAGGCTCCTGAAAACGGTCAATCTCTACGAGCGCTACACCTATACCGTGACCAGGGCCCCCTGGCCGGTGACGAACCGCGACCTCATATCATACTCCATCATCGCCCAGGACCCGAAAACCCTGACGGTGACGCTGCGCACGTCCGGGAAGGCCGATTTTATCCCGCCGGTTCCCGACAGGGTCAGGGTGCCCAGGATGAACGCCCTGTGGACCTTTAAGCCGCTGAGCGGAGGAGACGTGATGGTGACCTACCAGATGCACAGCGAGCCGGGCGGCTACATCACGCCGGAGCTGGCGAACATGGCCGCGGTCGATCTTCCCTATAACACGCTGTTCAAGCTGAGGAATTTTCTCAGGCAGCCGAAATACGCCTCCATCGCCTATCCCCAGATACGGGAGCCGAAGGGTTCGAAGTGA
- a CDS encoding response regulator: protein MLHKVSDYFLRQYKQADYVIQQKSRLILRVSFVIIAFIFIIIFTNTLRNNASVEVISPLVSGILFMGISVYLLKSGRFSLSAHLVLCICLISVWASMFFDINEERMIVLDTIVYVIGLLVLTPVVVSRYRISIFVYCAVNMAVFIVFCLRAMDLYGLSLFFLSDYIIDNVIAIMFVSIISYHIFRINDGALRLAEEEMEKNRELAQHLEEMVYDRTGELEEANAKLKELDRVKSSFFANISHEIRTPLTMILAPVQSALRGDQGVAIDRALLVTVERNAARLVKLVNNLLDLARLESGRMPLVAAEQDVVAFIRSYVDSVRPASETRRLSIRVAVSREPIKLCFDAEKMDKVFMNLFSNAFKYTEPGGAVTISVMDDDRGCFIEFEDNGSGIPPENLDIIFDRFGQAHAATARKQEGSGIGLSLVRELVEMHGGTISVKSVYVADNPVGHGTVFSILLPKGRKHLERVPGVQFVEPGGEGDRELLMQRAAEVRFLAEAQVDAEQPPSPALPSKPEATLLIVEDNADMRKYLLTLLERRYAVRCARNGREGLAMAAELRPDLIITDVMMPVMSGYEMMRRIRESGDLKNVPVIILSARMEPGEMEDDRLESADDYITKPFNGHDLLERIEALLAKRR, encoded by the coding sequence ATGCTGCATAAGGTATCGGATTACTTTTTACGGCAGTATAAGCAGGCGGATTACGTCATCCAGCAGAAATCGAGGCTCATTCTGCGGGTCAGCTTTGTCATCATAGCCTTCATTTTTATCATCATCTTCACCAATACATTGCGCAATAACGCCAGCGTTGAAGTCATTTCCCCCCTGGTTTCGGGAATCCTTTTCATGGGCATATCGGTCTACCTGCTGAAGTCCGGAAGGTTCAGCCTTTCAGCACACCTGGTCCTCTGCATATGCCTGATCAGCGTGTGGGCGTCCATGTTTTTCGATATCAATGAGGAGCGGATGATAGTCCTGGACACCATCGTGTATGTCATCGGACTCCTGGTGCTGACCCCCGTCGTGGTGTCCCGATACAGGATCAGCATTTTCGTGTATTGCGCCGTCAACATGGCCGTATTCATTGTTTTTTGTCTCAGGGCGATGGACCTGTATGGCCTGTCGCTTTTCTTCCTGAGCGATTATATCATCGACAATGTCATAGCCATCATGTTCGTGAGCATCATATCCTACCATATATTCAGGATCAACGACGGGGCCCTTCGCCTCGCCGAGGAGGAGATGGAGAAGAACCGCGAACTGGCGCAGCACCTGGAGGAGATGGTCTACGACCGGACCGGGGAGCTCGAGGAGGCCAATGCGAAGCTGAAGGAGCTGGACCGCGTCAAATCGAGCTTCTTCGCCAACATATCCCATGAAATACGGACGCCCCTCACCATGATCCTGGCGCCGGTCCAGTCGGCCCTCAGGGGGGACCAGGGCGTCGCCATCGACCGCGCCCTCCTCGTGACGGTGGAGCGCAATGCCGCGCGCCTGGTGAAGCTCGTCAACAACCTCCTCGATCTCGCCAGGCTCGAATCGGGCCGCATGCCGCTGGTGGCTGCCGAGCAGGACGTGGTGGCCTTCATCAGGTCCTACGTCGACTCGGTCCGCCCCGCGTCCGAAACCCGGCGCCTGTCGATCCGCGTGGCCGTCTCGAGGGAGCCCATCAAGCTCTGTTTTGACGCTGAAAAGATGGACAAGGTTTTCATGAATCTCTTCTCCAACGCCTTCAAGTACACGGAGCCGGGCGGCGCTGTCACCATTAGCGTCATGGACGATGACCGGGGCTGTTTCATCGAATTCGAGGACAACGGATCGGGCATTCCGCCGGAGAACCTGGACATCATTTTTGACCGCTTCGGCCAAGCCCACGCGGCCACCGCCCGGAAACAGGAGGGCTCCGGCATCGGCCTCTCCCTGGTGAGGGAACTGGTGGAGATGCACGGCGGCACCATATCCGTGAAGAGCGTCTATGTCGCGGATAATCCGGTCGGCCACGGGACCGTCTTTTCCATCCTGCTGCCGAAGGGGAGAAAGCATCTTGAGCGCGTCCCGGGCGTGCAGTTCGTGGAGCCGGGCGGCGAGGGCGACCGCGAGCTCCTGATGCAGCGCGCCGCGGAGGTGCGGTTCTTGGCTGAAGCGCAGGTTGACGCGGAGCAACCGCCGTCGCCGGCGCTGCCGTCCAAGCCGGAAGCGACGCTGCTGATCGTGGAGGACAACGCCGACATGCGCAAGTACCTGCTCACCCTGCTGGAGCGCCGGTACGCGGTCCGCTGCGCCCGGAACGGCCGGGAGGGTCTGGCGATGGCCGCGGAGTTGAGACCGGACCTCATCATAACCGATGTGATGATGCCGGTGATGAGCGGCTACGAGATGATGCGCCGGATCAGGGAGAGCGGCGATCTGAAAAACGTGCCGGTCATCATTCTTTCGGCCCGCATGGAGCCGGGCGAGATGGAAGACGACCGCCTGGAATCGGCCGACGATTACATCACCAAGCCCTTTAACGGCCATGACCTCCTGGAGCGCATCGAGGCGCTTCTGGCGAAGCGAAGGTAG
- a CDS encoding NAD(P)H-dependent oxidoreductase: MKISVLNGSPKGDMSITMQYVRYMEKQVPGIRMTVHDISLRIKALEKDAASFRAVMDDVRSSDLVLWAFPLYYFLVPSQYKRFIELIFERKAAAAFRSKFTAVITTSIHFFDHTAHNYMRGLCDDLAMKFAGSFSASMYDLVRSAERERFRKFIAVMLQRVSADAPASRAYVPVKGKMFPYRPSKTKKTVDPGSRNILILSDAGGASSNLARMVERLRSSFAVAPQAYNLHDLDIKGGCLGCIQCAYDNTCVYGDSDGFHEFYETRVKKADIIFYCMETRDRYISSLWKRFIDRTFYNNHTPVLGGKQIGFLVSGPLSELSSLREFLQIYPEFQRANLVDIVTDECGDSKELDRRIQALAGSAVSLAESDYVGPFTFGTVGGWKIFRDEIWSWMRFPFIADHTYYKKHGMYDFPRRSPGRSLVNGALAMMVKIPGFRDVVYKKRMKEEMLAPLKRILKRE; this comes from the coding sequence ATGAAGATATCGGTACTCAACGGGAGCCCCAAGGGCGACATGAGCATTACGATGCAATATGTCCGCTACATGGAGAAACAGGTTCCCGGCATCCGCATGACGGTGCACGACATCTCCCTGAGGATCAAGGCCCTGGAAAAGGACGCCGCCTCCTTCCGGGCGGTCATGGACGACGTCAGGTCATCGGACCTCGTCCTGTGGGCCTTCCCGCTCTATTACTTTCTGGTTCCGTCGCAGTACAAGCGCTTCATCGAGCTCATCTTCGAAAGAAAGGCGGCGGCCGCCTTCAGGTCGAAATTCACCGCGGTCATAACGACATCGATCCATTTTTTCGATCACACGGCCCACAACTACATGCGCGGCCTCTGCGACGACCTCGCCATGAAGTTCGCCGGATCCTTCTCCGCTTCCATGTACGACCTGGTGAGAAGCGCAGAGAGGGAGCGATTCCGGAAGTTCATCGCCGTCATGCTCCAGAGGGTCTCGGCCGACGCGCCGGCTTCACGGGCCTACGTTCCCGTGAAAGGGAAGATGTTCCCCTACAGGCCTTCCAAAACGAAGAAAACCGTCGACCCCGGGAGCAGGAACATCCTTATCCTGAGCGATGCCGGCGGCGCCTCCTCCAACCTGGCCCGGATGGTAGAGCGGCTCCGGTCGTCCTTTGCCGTCGCGCCGCAGGCTTACAATCTCCACGATCTCGACATCAAGGGCGGGTGCCTGGGATGCATTCAGTGCGCCTACGACAACACCTGCGTGTACGGCGACAGCGACGGTTTCCACGAGTTCTACGAGACACGGGTAAAAAAAGCGGATATCATCTTCTATTGCATGGAGACCAGGGACCGGTACATCTCGTCCCTGTGGAAGCGCTTCATCGACCGGACTTTTTACAACAACCACACCCCCGTGCTGGGGGGAAAGCAGATCGGCTTTCTCGTGTCAGGGCCCCTGAGCGAGCTCTCATCACTGAGGGAATTTCTCCAGATCTATCCGGAATTCCAGCGCGCCAACCTGGTCGACATCGTCACCGACGAATGCGGCGATTCAAAGGAGCTGGACCGCCGGATACAGGCCCTGGCGGGCTCCGCCGTATCCCTGGCGGAAAGCGATTATGTCGGCCCTTTCACCTTCGGCACCGTGGGCGGGTGGAAGATCTTCAGGGACGAGATATGGAGCTGGATGAGGTTCCCCTTCATCGCGGACCACACCTATTACAAAAAGCACGGGATGTATGATTTTCCGAGGCGGAGCCCCGGGCGGAGCCTTGTCAACGGCGCCCTCGCCATGATGGTGAAGATACCCGGTTTCAGGGACGTGGTGTACAAGAAGCGCATGAAGGAAGAGATGCTCGCTCCCTTGAAGCGCATATTGAAGAGGGAATAG
- a CDS encoding RluA family pseudouridine synthase, whose protein sequence is MSEEPIEIIVPEENNLERIDHFLPPALEQDLSRSYIQKLIRGGSITVNGKIIKANYKVKTDDLIVVIVPEPEPLELDPEDIPLDIVYQDKSVVVVNKQAGLVVHPGPGNWNRTLVNGLLYHIKDLSSIGGVARPGIVHRLDKDTAGLMVVAKDDASHQFLTAEFSGRRVRKKYAALVVGKPAAAHGLIDLPIGRHRKYRHKMTVDEGGREALTEFTVKRILNSRLGLFTLLDIDLHTGRTHQIRVHCSAEGFPIVGDPIYSKKWEKYRVPYLLLASVFLEFTHPSTGETMSFSADMPAHMREFIEKVERLA, encoded by the coding sequence ATGAGCGAAGAGCCGATAGAAATAATCGTGCCGGAAGAAAACAACCTGGAGCGTATAGACCATTTCCTTCCGCCGGCGCTGGAGCAGGACCTGTCGCGGAGCTATATCCAGAAGCTCATTCGGGGCGGCAGCATCACGGTGAACGGGAAGATAATCAAGGCCAACTACAAGGTGAAGACCGACGACCTGATCGTCGTCATCGTGCCAGAGCCCGAGCCGCTGGAGCTGGATCCGGAGGACATACCCCTCGACATCGTCTACCAGGACAAATCCGTCGTGGTGGTCAACAAGCAGGCGGGCCTGGTGGTGCACCCGGGACCGGGGAACTGGAACCGCACCCTGGTCAACGGCCTCCTCTATCACATAAAAGACCTTTCCTCCATCGGGGGCGTGGCCCGGCCCGGCATCGTGCACCGCCTGGACAAGGACACGGCCGGCCTCATGGTCGTCGCCAAGGACGACGCCTCCCACCAGTTCCTCACCGCTGAATTCAGCGGCCGCCGGGTGCGCAAGAAGTACGCGGCCCTGGTCGTGGGCAAGCCGGCGGCGGCCCACGGCCTCATCGATCTCCCCATCGGGAGGCACCGGAAGTACCGCCACAAGATGACCGTCGACGAGGGCGGCCGGGAAGCGCTGACGGAGTTCACGGTGAAAAGGATTTTGAATTCGCGCCTGGGCCTGTTCACTCTCCTCGACATCGACCTTCATACCGGCAGGACCCACCAGATCCGGGTCCACTGTTCCGCCGAGGGCTTCCCCATCGTGGGGGACCCCATCTATTCCAAGAAATGGGAGAAGTACCGGGTGCCGTATCTCCTTCTGGCATCGGTCTTTCTCGAATTCACCCATCCCTCCACGGGGGAGACGATGTCCTTCTCGGCCGATATGCCGGCGCATATGAGGGAGTTCATAGAGAAAGTCGAGCGCCTTGCCTGA
- a CDS encoding RNA-binding protein: MHGSKLFVGNISYSASEQQLKDLFAQHGTIVDFRIIGDKGFGFVEMSSQSEAENAKNALDGFNLEGRNLRVDEARPKGEKRGGGGGGRGYR; this comes from the coding sequence ATGCACGGGAGCAAACTTTTCGTCGGAAACATCAGTTATTCGGCGAGCGAGCAGCAGTTAAAGGACCTATTCGCACAGCATGGAACGATCGTCGATTTTAGAATTATCGGCGACAAGGGCTTTGGCTTTGTTGAAATGTCGAGTCAGTCTGAAGCGGAGAATGCGAAGAACGCCCTTGACGGATTCAACCTGGAGGGCAGGAACCTTCGCGTTGACGAGGCTCGCCCCAAAGGCGAAAAAAGAGGAGGCGGCGGAGGCGGCAGGGGATACCGTTAA
- the larA gene encoding nickel-dependent lactate racemase → MKVSLPYGAASIDIEVPEGSVIIEPAFVPGLADEKASALRSFRNPAGTRTLRDVVSRDDRVVIVVSDITRPLPSGKIVPWILEELTHVPRGNFTVLIGCGTHRACTDSEMSSLLGDEIVRTVRCVNHDAFDSTGLVSVGTLGDGTAVLLNRIYAEADIRITTGFIEPHFFAGFSGGPKAVMPGIAGIRTIMRFHDASMIGHGGASWGALEGNPVYEMARDAALMMRPDFSVNVTLNRNHEITGFYCGDVVASHREGAVAAASCSMFRCAEPFDIVITSNGGYPLDQNLYQTVKGICAAASIVKERGVIICVSRCSDGVPDHGDFIKILAMKQSPRELLDLIREPGFSRMDQWQVQKLAASLVRADVYLYSDLPGETMRRAHCVPCRDIGETLSFYLKKNPGARIAVLREGPMIVPYCNQINGGVV, encoded by the coding sequence ATGAAAGTCAGCCTGCCCTATGGCGCCGCATCCATCGACATTGAAGTGCCGGAGGGATCCGTCATTATCGAACCGGCATTTGTACCGGGCCTGGCTGATGAGAAGGCTTCGGCCCTTCGTTCCTTCAGAAACCCTGCGGGAACGCGTACGCTGCGGGATGTCGTGTCGCGGGATGATCGAGTCGTTATCGTGGTCAGCGACATTACCAGGCCCCTCCCGAGCGGGAAAATCGTGCCATGGATACTTGAAGAACTGACCCATGTTCCCCGGGGCAATTTCACTGTCCTGATCGGATGCGGCACCCACAGGGCCTGCACCGATTCAGAAATGTCTTCCCTGCTGGGAGATGAGATTGTTAGAACCGTCCGCTGCGTCAATCATGACGCATTCGATTCCACTGGGCTCGTCTCTGTCGGTACGCTGGGGGACGGCACCGCGGTGCTGCTCAACAGGATTTACGCCGAAGCCGATATCCGCATCACGACGGGCTTCATCGAACCGCATTTTTTCGCGGGGTTCAGCGGGGGGCCCAAGGCGGTGATGCCCGGAATCGCGGGGATCCGGACCATCATGCGTTTTCATGACGCCTCCATGATCGGCCACGGCGGCGCATCCTGGGGAGCCCTGGAGGGCAATCCGGTATACGAGATGGCCAGGGATGCGGCGCTCATGATGAGGCCCGATTTTTCGGTCAACGTCACCCTCAACAGGAATCACGAGATAACGGGATTCTATTGCGGGGATGTCGTCGCCTCCCACCGGGAGGGGGCCGTTGCGGCCGCCTCGTGCTCGATGTTCCGGTGCGCGGAGCCGTTCGATATCGTCATAACGTCAAACGGCGGCTATCCCCTGGACCAGAACCTGTACCAGACGGTCAAGGGGATTTGCGCCGCAGCTTCCATCGTGAAGGAACGGGGCGTCATTATCTGCGTGTCACGGTGCTCCGACGGCGTCCCCGATCACGGCGATTTTATTAAAATCCTGGCCATGAAGCAGTCGCCCCGGGAGCTCCTCGACTTGATCCGCGAGCCCGGCTTTTCCCGGATGGACCAGTGGCAGGTCCAGAAACTGGCGGCCTCACTGGTTCGCGCCGATGTATACTTGTACAGCGATCTGCCCGGGGAAACGATGCGGCGGGCCCACTGCGTTCCCTGCCGCGATATCGGGGAGACCCTTTCTTTTTATTTGAAAAAAAATCCCGGCGCCCGGATCGCGGTGCTACGCGAGGGGCCGATGATCGTTCCCTATTGCAATCAAATCAATGGAGGTGTCGTATGA
- a CDS encoding lysoplasmalogenase — MIMFIPVLAVMAVVLIMLHRAEFSADQKGIYIFKPISSTLMTAVLLMSFLREGCFRTEYTLALLAGMILSFGGDMALMFMNASKKAFRIGLVLFLLGHIAYIVVFTLFSGFQESDWISGLVLAAAAVCIYRYLLPHLGDMKIPVLLYVIIISLMVNRAVSTFSGTYFNQTQAMLITAGALFFYVSDVILALHRFRHQWRYGRINLAFYYTGQVLTALSASFFC, encoded by the coding sequence ATGATTATGTTCATTCCGGTGCTGGCCGTCATGGCCGTGGTTTTAATAATGCTGCATCGAGCCGAGTTTTCCGCCGATCAGAAAGGCATCTATATTTTCAAACCGATATCGTCTACGTTGATGACGGCGGTTCTGCTGATGTCGTTTCTCCGCGAAGGCTGTTTCAGGACCGAATACACCCTGGCCCTTCTGGCGGGCATGATCCTTTCCTTCGGCGGCGACATGGCCCTCATGTTCATGAACGCCTCGAAGAAAGCCTTCAGGATCGGATTGGTCCTCTTCCTGCTGGGCCATATCGCGTATATCGTCGTGTTTACCCTGTTCAGCGGGTTCCAGGAATCGGATTGGATAAGCGGGCTCGTACTGGCTGCCGCGGCGGTCTGCATATACCGGTACCTGTTGCCGCATCTGGGGGACATGAAGATACCGGTGCTGCTGTATGTCATCATTATCAGCCTCATGGTGAACAGGGCCGTATCGACATTTTCAGGAACCTATTTCAACCAGACCCAGGCGATGCTCATCACCGCGGGGGCGCTGTTTTTTTATGTGTCCGATGTAATCCTGGCGCTGCACCGGTTCCGGCATCAGTGGCGGTACGGCAGGATCAACCTGGCCTTTTATTATACCGGGCAGGTGCTCACCGCGTTGAGCGCGTCGTTCTTCTGCTGA
- a CDS encoding PspC domain-containing protein — MALKKSKNKIIAGVCGGIAEWLGWNPTLVRIVYVVGSIASAAFPGIIVYLVLWILMPSSDS, encoded by the coding sequence ATGGCCCTGAAAAAATCGAAGAACAAGATCATCGCCGGGGTGTGCGGCGGCATCGCGGAATGGCTCGGGTGGAACCCGACCCTGGTGCGCATCGTCTACGTGGTAGGATCCATCGCGTCCGCCGCGTTTCCCGGCATCATCGTCTACCTCGTCCTCTGGATCCTGATGCCGTCGAGCGACAGTTGA
- a CDS encoding FAD-dependent oxidoreductase, with translation MGGKKVVVVGAGCAGLSATYTLKKKGIDVVALEATNVAGGRCRNVKKNGFNLSLGAGFTEPQWGTTFRYLKEMDMLGDVLDNTVQRYGFWRKGKKHYIVVGSAREMLKSLPETLSFRGLPLKAYPQLLKLAMAIRKYQSEMDNKSQNFDSLLELGNTSSAEFTLRHGGPEALDRVISPFLGTMVLARPQDVTIAHIIALTHLMQGMCVMKDGMGSITAGLYERVKDSVRLSTPVKKIVIDNKRVRGVETRDGYIEADQVICATDAHLARKLIPDLPDTMRKPLETCKYSSTYSYIFPIEKKVTPQYFLSLFIPGSENSILSTIFDAAGLMDSAPPGAGLMHCFTAGWHDGELGKLAEKERRRLVIREAQKFFPDFPDEPYMTEMIRYDRAINLESPGQFPAIHGLLKDHMRDVKGLYLSGEYLFLIACTEGALATGEQAALMAMEDM, from the coding sequence ATGGGCGGTAAAAAAGTAGTGGTTGTCGGCGCCGGCTGCGCCGGCTTGTCCGCGACCTATACGCTGAAAAAGAAGGGAATCGATGTCGTCGCGCTGGAGGCGACCAATGTCGCGGGGGGCAGGTGCAGGAACGTGAAGAAGAACGGGTTCAACCTTTCGCTGGGCGCGGGGTTCACCGAGCCGCAATGGGGAACGACATTCAGGTATCTCAAGGAAATGGATATGCTCGGGGACGTGCTGGACAATACGGTCCAGAGGTACGGGTTCTGGCGAAAGGGTAAAAAACACTATATCGTGGTCGGGAGCGCGCGGGAGATGCTCAAATCCCTCCCCGAAACGCTTTCGTTCCGGGGGCTCCCCCTGAAGGCGTACCCCCAGCTTCTCAAGCTGGCAATGGCCATCCGGAAGTACCAGAGCGAAATGGACAATAAAAGCCAGAACTTCGATTCGCTCCTCGAGCTGGGAAACACGAGCTCGGCGGAATTCACGCTGCGCCACGGCGGCCCCGAGGCGCTGGACCGGGTGATCAGCCCCTTTCTCGGGACCATGGTCCTGGCGCGGCCGCAGGATGTCACCATTGCCCACATCATCGCCCTGACGCACCTCATGCAGGGAATGTGCGTCATGAAGGACGGCATGGGCTCGATAACCGCCGGGCTGTACGAAAGGGTGAAGGATTCGGTGCGTCTCTCGACGCCGGTAAAAAAAATAGTGATCGATAACAAGCGGGTGAGGGGCGTCGAGACCCGCGACGGCTACATCGAGGCGGACCAGGTGATCTGCGCCACCGACGCGCACCTCGCGCGGAAGCTCATCCCGGACCTTCCCGACACCATGAGGAAGCCGCTGGAGACCTGCAAGTACAGCTCGACCTATTCCTATATCTTCCCCATTGAAAAGAAGGTCACGCCCCAATACTTTCTGTCGCTGTTCATACCGGGGAGCGAGAACTCGATCCTTTCCACGATCTTCGACGCCGCGGGCCTCATGGATTCGGCCCCTCCGGGCGCAGGACTGATGCATTGTTTCACCGCCGGATGGCACGACGGCGAGCTGGGAAAACTCGCAGAGAAGGAGCGGCGCAGGCTGGTTATCCGGGAAGCCCAGAAATTCTTCCCTGATTTCCCCGACGAGCCGTACATGACGGAAATGATCCGCTACGACAGGGCGATCAACCTTGAATCGCCGGGGCAGTTCCCCGCCATTCACGGGCTCCTGAAGGATCACATGCGCGACGTCAAGGGGTTGTACCTGTCGGGAGAGTACCTGTTCCTCATCGCCTGCACCGAAGGGGCGCTGGCCACCGGCGAACAAGCCGCCCTGATGGCGATGGAAGACATGTAG
- a CDS encoding PadR family transcriptional regulator — protein sequence MVLHHVLLGLIKLRPSVSGYELKSIIDKSTGYFFTASLSQIYPALKHLHNNGFVTFKEEPLVGKQDRKVYTITRKGKDELQAWLAEPMEFTFSMMSFQKFLLKLTFMGSADRERILAYLRAGLDHYTREKNEFTAENLSVEENYIDKEQEDSGMHLLLWQHEFEYILKEIQMRINWIKNTIERIENETM from the coding sequence ATGGTTTTACATCATGTCCTTCTGGGGCTCATCAAATTGAGACCGTCGGTTTCCGGATACGAGCTGAAATCCATTATTGACAAGTCGACCGGATATTTCTTTACGGCATCGTTGAGCCAGATCTACCCGGCCCTCAAGCACCTCCATAACAACGGATTCGTCACGTTCAAGGAGGAGCCCCTGGTGGGGAAGCAGGACCGCAAGGTTTACACCATCACCAGGAAGGGAAAGGATGAGCTTCAGGCATGGCTGGCGGAGCCGATGGAGTTCACCTTTTCAATGATGAGCTTCCAGAAATTTCTCCTGAAACTCACATTCATGGGTTCGGCCGACAGGGAACGGATACTGGCCTATCTGCGCGCCGGGCTGGACCATTACACCAGGGAGAAGAATGAATTTACCGCCGAGAACCTGTCCGTCGAAGAGAACTATATAGACAAGGAGCAGGAGGACAGCGGAATGCATCTTCTCCTGTGGCAGCACGAGTTCGAATACATCCTGAAGGAAATCCAGATGAGGATCAACTGGATTAAAAATACTATTGAACGCATCGAGAATGAAACCATGTAG